TCCCCGGGGTGTAGCAGTTGACGTACATGGTTCCCCGGTCCGGCGAGAAGGTGACGCCCGCGAACTCGCCCCACTCCGGCGCCTCGGGCGTACCGATGTTCTGCGCGCCCCGGGCGAGGGCGTACACCTCGCCCCGCTCGCTCACCCCGAAGACGTGCTGCGCCCCGTCGCCGTCCTCGCAGACCATCAGGCCCCCGCTCGGCGCCAGACAGATGTTGTCCGGCGACTCGCCGGGGAGCTGGATGTCGGTGTCCGGGCCGAAGACGACGACGAGGGTGAGCCGGCGCCGGTGCGGCTCGTACTTCCAGACCTGGCCGAAGTGCGTCGCCCCGGAACCGTCCTTCACCCGGGCGAAGGAGGAGACGAAGTAGACGGCCCGGCCGCCCCAGTAGCAGCCCTCCAGCTTCTGGGCGTGCGTGATGCCCCGGGGGCCGAAGTCCTGGAACCGGATGGGGGTCTCCGCCGCCTGCGGGTCGGGAACGGGGACCCACTCGATCCCCTCGAAGCGGGTGCCCGCCTCCTGGATCACGGAGAGGTCGGCGACGCCCGGTACCCGCATGGCCTCCAGAGCGCCCCCCGCGCGCAGCGAACCCGTGCCGCCGAGCGGCCGGTGGGGGAGGAAGCGGTAGAAGAGGCCGAAGGGGCGATCGAAGGCGTCCTCCGTCTCGTAGACGATCCCGCTGGTCGGGTCGATCGCGATCGCCTCGTGCTGGAAGCGGCCCATGGCGGTGAGCGGGACGGCGCCGGTGCGGCGCGGGTCGGCCCCGTCGACCTCGAAGATGAAGCCGTGGTCCTTGGTGTAGCCGTTCGTGCCGGCCCTGTCCTCGGTCTCCTCGCAGGTCAGCCAGGTACGCCAGGGGGTGGGCCCGCCCGCGCAGTTGACGGCGGTACCGGCGATGGCGACCCGCTCCCCGAGGACGTTGTTCCGGCCGTCGAGCTCCAGGGCCGTACAGCCGCCCTTGCCTGCCGGGTCGTACGTCAGACCGGGGACGGTCGGGACGCCGATCTTGCCGGTGACCCGGTTCTCGTGGTTACGGACCAGGTGCACGCGGCCGCGGCGGCCGGCGAAGGCACCCATGCCGTCGGGGTTGCTGGGGACGGGGCCCTCGCCGGAGCGGAGCGGATCGCCCTGCCGGGAGAGGACCTGGTAGCGGAAACCGGCCGGGAGGTCGAGCAGGCCCTCGGGGTCGGGGATCAGCGGGCCGTAGCCGGCCCGTCCTGTGTGACCTCCGGTGGCGGCGCTCGCGCTGCCGGCGAAGAGTTCGGAGAGGGCGCCGGTGAAGGCGATCCCGGCGGCGGTGCCGCCGGTGCGGGACAGGATCTGACGTCGTGTCGCGGACATAGAGGCAACAACTCCCTGTTGGCGGACAGGTGTGTGACGCGTGACCCGCATGTGTGTACCACGCACTGTGGTGACGGGTGAACCATGCGGGCCACAACTGCCTCATGTGGCGCGTTTTCTGACCCGGGGTCAGGAACCGACGAGCTCGGCCGTGAGGGTGATCTTCGTGCCCGTGAGCGCCTGGCTGACCGGGCAGTTCTTCTTCGCGTCCTCGGCGAGCTCCTGGAACTTGTCCGCGTCCACGCCCGAGACCTCGCCGCGCACGGTGAGGTGGATGCCGGTGATGCCCTCGCCCGGCTGGAAGGTGACGTCGGCCTTGGTCTCCAGGCGGGTCGGCGCGTGGCCGGCGCCGGCCAGGGCGTGCGAGAAGGCCATGGAGTAGCAGGAGGAGTGCGCGGCCGCGATGAGCTCCTCGGGGCTGGTCTTCCCGTTGGCCTGCTCGGCGCGGGACGGCCAGGAGACGTCGTACGAGCCGATACCGGAGGAGTCGAGCGAGACGACGCCGGAGCCCTTGAGGAGGTCGCCCTCCCAGACGGTGTGGGCGTGACGCACGGTGGCCATGGTGAATCCCTTCGATCGGGTAACGGCCTCCAACCTACTGCGCCACAAGCCCCTTGGCGTCGCGGGCGAGCGCGGTGAGCCGGGAGATCGCCCGGAAGTACTTCTTGCGGTAGCCGCCGTTCAGCATCTCGTCGCTGAACAGCCGGTCGAAGGGCAGTCCGGAGGCGAGCACGGGTATCTCGCGGTCGTACAGCCGGTCGGCCAGCACGACGAGCCGGAGGGCCGTCGACTGGTCCGGGACGGGCTGGACGTCGGTGAGGCAGACGGCGGCGAGGTCGTCGGTGAGCGCGCCGTACCGGCTCGGGTGAACCCTGGCCAGGTGTTCGAGCAGGTGCGGGAAGTCGTCGAGGGAGGCGCCCGGCGTCGCGTACGCGGTCTCCGTGACGACCTGGTCGGAGTACGGGGACGGCGCCTCGGGCAGCCCGCGGTGGCGGTAGTCCTCGCCGTCGATCCGCAGCGGCCGGAAATGGGCCGAGAGGCCCTGGATCTCGCGCAGGAAGTCGACGGCGGCGAAGCGGCCCTCGCCGAGCTTGCCGGGGAGCGTGTTGGAGGTGGCGGCGAGTGCCACGCCGGATTCGACCAGCTTGCCGAGCAGGCTGGAGACGAGGACGGTGTCGCCCGGGTCGTCGAGCTCGAACTCGTCGATGCAGAGGAGACGGTGCCCGCCGAGGGTCTTCACGGTCTGCTGGAAGCCCAGCGCGCCGACCAGGTTGGTCAGCTCGACGAAGGTGCCGAACGCCTTCAGCGCGGGCTCCGCCGGGGTCGCGTGCCAGAGCGAGGCGAGCAGATGGGTCTTGCCGACGCCGTACCCGCCGTCCAGGTAGACCCCGCGCGGCCCGGTGGGGGCGGCCGGCTTCCGGGCGAACCAGCGGCGCTTCCCGGCGCCTGAGGCGTGCGCTCCGCCCAGGCCCTCGGCGAAGGCGCTCAGCGCCTTGACGGCGTCCGTCTGGCTGGGCTGGTTCGGGTCCGGGAGGTACGTGTCGAACCGGACGGAGTCGAAGCGCGGTGGCGGCACCATCTCCGCGACGAGTCGGTCGGCGGGGACGTGGGGCTCTCGGGAGCAGAGCGAGAGCGGGGCCGCTGAGGTGGATGCGGCTTCGGTGAGGGCACGGGTCGACACAGTTCCCCACTGTAAGCGCCATGTCAGACTCGAAGGATGCGACGCCTGTTCCCTGTGACGGACATGACAGCCCACGACACCGCGGCGGGAGCCGGCCAGGAGTGGTCGCTCGACGCGCTCGCCGACGCCTACGCGTACCCGGAGCTTCCCGCGGGGGAGGGGGCCTGGCTGCGGGCCAACATGGTCTCCTCGCTCGACGGGGCGGGGCAGCACGACGGGCGCTCCCAGCCGCTCTCCTCCGAGACCGACATGCGGATCTTCGGCACTCTGCGGGGTCTCGCCGATGTGGTGGTCGTCGGTGCGGAAACGGTACGCCTGGAGGGATACCGCCCCGCACGCGCGCGTGAGGCCTTCGCGGCCCGCCGCGCCGCCGCCGGACAGGGGCCGGCCCCGGTGATCGCGGTGGTCAGCGCCTCGCTGAGCCTGGACTTCTCACTCCCGCTCTTCACCGAGCCGCTGGTGCCGACGCTGGTCCTCACGGGCGCCGCCGCGCCCGCCGAGCGGGTCCGCGCCGCGCGGGAGGCGGGTGCCGAGGTGCTGGTGGCCGGCGAGGGGGCCGGGGTGGAGCCGGCCCGGGCGAAGTCGGTGCTCGCGGAGCGCGGGCTCCGTCGGCAGCTGACCGAGGGCGGGCCCCGGCTGCTCGGCCAGTTCGTGGCCGCGGAGGCGCTCGACGAGCTGTGTCTGACGGTCTCGCCCACGATGACGGCGGGTGACGCCCAGCGGATCGCCGGGGGTCCTCCGGTGGCCGTCCCGACACGCTTCGCCGTGGCTTCGCTGCTGGAGCAGGACGGCTTCCTCTTCACCCGCTACCGTCGGATCTGACAATCGGCGGAATTTGTCGTTCCGCTTACCGTCCGCTGGGCACACTTACTGTCGCAGACCCCGTGCGGGCACGGGGAAGGATGGTTTCCGCAGAAGGGCTCCTGAGGTGTTCACAAGCGTTCTGATGATCGAGAAGCCCCTGACGTCCGTCGACGTGGAATTCGTCACCACCCTGCACGGCGACGAGGGCGTGTCCTTCATCGTTCTGATGCAGCCGCGTGGTGACCAGGCCGATGTACTGCTGCGTGCCATCGACGACGTGGCCATGGGTGAACTGAAGGAAGCCGCCCGCGAGGGCGACGAACCGGAGGGCAAGGAGGCCAGGCGCCCCGCCGAGCAAGCACTGGAGCACTCGCTCCGGGCACTGAGAGACGCCGGCTGCGAAGCGGTCGGCCAGGTCGTCGAGGACCACCCGCTCACCAAGATGAAGGCGGTGGTCGAGGAGTCGGAGGCGGACGAGGTGATCGTGATGACCGCCCCGCACTACGTGGAGGAGTTCTTCCACCGCGACTGGGCCTCCCGCGCCCGCCACAAGGTGGGTGTCCCCGTTCTGAAGCTCTTCGCCCACAGCGAGGAAGCGGCCGAGTAGGCGGTCGGCCGGGTCCGCGCCCCGTGCAGGGGGCGCGGACCCGGCCGGGCCCGCCCGCCCGCCACGCACCGGGCCCCGCAGCTCCCGCCCGGCCCATCCGGCCGGAGCCACTAGGCTGGGGTCTTCCACGCACGACGCACCCCGGGGAGAGATCCGCATGGCACCCGCCATCCCTGCCGCCATGGAACGGCCGCACTTCATCGGCATCGGCGGTGCCGGAATGTCGGGCATCGCGAAGATCCTCGCCCAGCGCGGCGCCAAGGTCGCCGGCAGCGACGCCAAGGAGTCCGCGACCGCGCAGTCGCTGCGTGCCCTCGGCGCCACCGTGCACATCGGGCACGCCGCCGAGCACCTCGCCGACGACGCCTCCGCCGTCGTCGTCTCCAGCGCCATCCGCGCCGACAACCCCGAGCTGGCCCGCGCCGCCGAACTCGGCATCCCCGTCGTCCACCGCTCCGACGCGCTCGCCTCCCTCATGGACGGCCTGCGCGCGATCGCCGTCGCCGGTACGCACGGCAAGACGACGACCACCTCGATGCTGGCCGTCGCGCTCACCGAACTCGGCCTCGACCCCTCGTACGCCATCGGCGGCGACCTCGCGGGTCCCGGCACCAACGCGCTGCACGGCGACGGCCAGGTCTTCGTCGCGGAGGCCGACGAGAGCGACCGCAGCTTCCAGAAGTACGACCCCGAGGTCGCGATCGTCCTCAACGTCGAGCTGGACCACCACGCGAACTACGCCTCCATGGACGAGATCTACGAGTCCTTCGAGGCCTTCACCGCCAAGATCCGCCCCGGCGGCACCCTGGTCGTCGGCGAGCACGCGGGCGCCCGCGAGCTGGCCCGCCGGGTCGCGGACCGCGACGGGCTGCACATCGTCACCGTGGGTGAGACCGAGGGCTCCGACGCCCACATCCTGAAGATCGTCCCGAACGGGATGAAGAGCGAGGTGACGGTTGCCCTCGACGGCGCCGAGCACACCTTCACCGTCTCCGTGCCCGGCCGTCACTACGCGCACAACGCCGCCGCGGCCCTCGCCGCCGGCGCCCGCGTCGGCATCGACCCGGCCGAGCTCGCCCAGGCCCTCACCGCCTACACCGGTGTCGGCCGCCGCCTCCAGCTCAAGGGCGAGGCGAACGGCGTCCAGGTCATCGACTCGTACGCGCACCACCCCACCGAGATGACCGCCGACCTGGAGGCCATGCGCGGCGCCGCCGGGGCCTCCCGCCTCCTGGTCGTCTTCCAGCCGCACCTCTTCTCCCGCACCCAGGAGCTGGGCAAGGAGATGGGCGACGCGCTGGCCCTCGCCGACGCGTCCGTCGTCCTCGACATCTACCCGGCCCGTGAGGACCCGATCCCGGGCATCACCAGCGAGCTGATCATCACCGCCGCACGGCAGGCGGGCGCCGACGTGACGCCCGTCCACGACAAGGCGACGGTGCCGCAGGTCGTGGCGGGAATGGCCGGACCCGGCGATCTCGTTCTCACCATGGGGGCGGGCGACGTCACGGACCTCGGCCCGCTGATCCTGGACCACCTGTCGAAGTAGCAGAGGGAGCGAGCTGATGGCGTACGACGTCGAGAAGCCGGACGAGCAGTGGCGTGCGGAGCTGTCCCCGGCGGAGTACCAGGTGCTGCGCCAGGCGGGCACCGAGCCCGCGTTCCGCGGTGAGTACACGGACACGACCACCAAGGGCGTGTACTCCTGCCGGGCCTGTGGCGCGGAGCTGTTCACGTCGAACGAGAAGTTCGAGTCGCACTGCGGTTGGCCGTCCTTCTTCGACCCGAAGGACAGCTCCGCCGTCGAGCTGATCTCGGACACCTCCCACGGCATGGTCCGCACCGAGGTCCGCTGCTCCCGCTGCGGCTCGCATCTGGGCCATGTCTTCGAGGGCGAGGGCTACCCCACCCCGACGGACCAGCGGTACTGCATCAACTCGATCTCGCTGCGGCTGGAGCCCGGCGAGAGCTGATCGGCCGAGCGGAGCGGCGGCGGCAGGGGACCCTTCCCCCGCCGCCGCCGTGCTGTTCCAGACGTCCTGCGCCCTGGCCGTCGCCGCGGACCGACGCTCAGTGGACGGAGAAGCCGCCGTCCACGAAGAGGGACTGGCCCGTGACGTACGCGGAGGAGGCACTCGCCAGGAACACGGCCGCGCCCGCGAAGTCCCCGGCGAGACCGTTGCGGCCGACCATCGTGCGCGCCGCCAGCGCGGCCACCTTCTCCGGGTCGCCGGAGAGACGCTGGTTGAGCGGGGTCATCACGAAGCCCGGGACCAGCGTGTTGGCGGTGACGCCATAAGGGGACCACGCCTCCGCCTGCGAA
This sequence is a window from Streptomyces sp. NBC_00691. Protein-coding genes within it:
- a CDS encoding alkaline phosphatase PhoX, which gives rise to MSATRRQILSRTGGTAAGIAFTGALSELFAGSASAATGGHTGRAGYGPLIPDPEGLLDLPAGFRYQVLSRQGDPLRSGEGPVPSNPDGMGAFAGRRGRVHLVRNHENRVTGKIGVPTVPGLTYDPAGKGGCTALELDGRNNVLGERVAIAGTAVNCAGGPTPWRTWLTCEETEDRAGTNGYTKDHGFIFEVDGADPRRTGAVPLTAMGRFQHEAIAIDPTSGIVYETEDAFDRPFGLFYRFLPHRPLGGTGSLRAGGALEAMRVPGVADLSVIQEAGTRFEGIEWVPVPDPQAAETPIRFQDFGPRGITHAQKLEGCYWGGRAVYFVSSFARVKDGSGATHFGQVWKYEPHRRRLTLVVVFGPDTDIQLPGESPDNICLAPSGGLMVCEDGDGAQHVFGVSERGEVYALARGAQNIGTPEAPEWGEFAGVTFSPDRGTMYVNCYTPGTTFAVTGPWC
- a CDS encoding OsmC family protein, whose protein sequence is MATVRHAHTVWEGDLLKGSGVVSLDSSGIGSYDVSWPSRAEQANGKTSPEELIAAAHSSCYSMAFSHALAGAGHAPTRLETKADVTFQPGEGITGIHLTVRGEVSGVDADKFQELAEDAKKNCPVSQALTGTKITLTAELVGS
- the zapE gene encoding cell division protein ZapE → MSTRALTEAASTSAAPLSLCSREPHVPADRLVAEMVPPPRFDSVRFDTYLPDPNQPSQTDAVKALSAFAEGLGGAHASGAGKRRWFARKPAAPTGPRGVYLDGGYGVGKTHLLASLWHATPAEPALKAFGTFVELTNLVGALGFQQTVKTLGGHRLLCIDEFELDDPGDTVLVSSLLGKLVESGVALAATSNTLPGKLGEGRFAAVDFLREIQGLSAHFRPLRIDGEDYRHRGLPEAPSPYSDQVVTETAYATPGASLDDFPHLLEHLARVHPSRYGALTDDLAAVCLTDVQPVPDQSTALRLVVLADRLYDREIPVLASGLPFDRLFSDEMLNGGYRKKYFRAISRLTALARDAKGLVAQ
- a CDS encoding pyrimidine reductase family protein; this translates as MRRLFPVTDMTAHDTAAGAGQEWSLDALADAYAYPELPAGEGAWLRANMVSSLDGAGQHDGRSQPLSSETDMRIFGTLRGLADVVVVGAETVRLEGYRPARAREAFAARRAAAGQGPAPVIAVVSASLSLDFSLPLFTEPLVPTLVLTGAAAPAERVRAAREAGAEVLVAGEGAGVEPARAKSVLAERGLRRQLTEGGPRLLGQFVAAEALDELCLTVSPTMTAGDAQRIAGGPPVAVPTRFAVASLLEQDGFLFTRYRRI
- a CDS encoding indole-3-glycerol phosphate synthase — translated: MFTSVLMIEKPLTSVDVEFVTTLHGDEGVSFIVLMQPRGDQADVLLRAIDDVAMGELKEAAREGDEPEGKEARRPAEQALEHSLRALRDAGCEAVGQVVEDHPLTKMKAVVEESEADEVIVMTAPHYVEEFFHRDWASRARHKVGVPVLKLFAHSEEAAE
- the murC gene encoding UDP-N-acetylmuramate--L-alanine ligase, translated to MAPAIPAAMERPHFIGIGGAGMSGIAKILAQRGAKVAGSDAKESATAQSLRALGATVHIGHAAEHLADDASAVVVSSAIRADNPELARAAELGIPVVHRSDALASLMDGLRAIAVAGTHGKTTTTSMLAVALTELGLDPSYAIGGDLAGPGTNALHGDGQVFVAEADESDRSFQKYDPEVAIVLNVELDHHANYASMDEIYESFEAFTAKIRPGGTLVVGEHAGARELARRVADRDGLHIVTVGETEGSDAHILKIVPNGMKSEVTVALDGAEHTFTVSVPGRHYAHNAAAALAAGARVGIDPAELAQALTAYTGVGRRLQLKGEANGVQVIDSYAHHPTEMTADLEAMRGAAGASRLLVVFQPHLFSRTQELGKEMGDALALADASVVLDIYPAREDPIPGITSELIITAARQAGADVTPVHDKATVPQVVAGMAGPGDLVLTMGAGDVTDLGPLILDHLSK
- the msrB gene encoding peptide-methionine (R)-S-oxide reductase MsrB encodes the protein MAYDVEKPDEQWRAELSPAEYQVLRQAGTEPAFRGEYTDTTTKGVYSCRACGAELFTSNEKFESHCGWPSFFDPKDSSAVELISDTSHGMVRTEVRCSRCGSHLGHVFEGEGYPTPTDQRYCINSISLRLEPGES